Proteins from a single region of Trichoderma asperellum chromosome 3, complete sequence:
- a CDS encoding uncharacterized protein (BUSCO:EOG092D4DWW), whose amino-acid sequence MATLGLDDDELKAVEQTLARLAQLSSSIQSLKMDILKSNPLPHPSSLQASAQILQRNLQTVLDNLSENSELFSRIAVHPSTNYPGRTQEIVLTQLLRKKLEPDVEELVEQGRETARLATPEGIAELQGIWDELREWTHERIANYVREEAGDVYTKEEREMGIENVRTGLKKGLDEESDEEEDEEEDEDDESEDTTDGVAKSAAVARGPEPETLLWFASRGDFDVPRNVEYERKTGVKRGYEGVNIPPGSGSS is encoded by the exons ATGGCGACGCTGGGgctcgacgacgacgagctcAAGGCGGTTGAGCAGACGCTGGCTCGGTTGGCGCAGCTCTCAAGCAGCATACAGAGTCTGAAGATGGACATTCTGAAGAGCAATCCGCTTCCACATCC CTCCTCATTACAAGCCTCCGCCCAGATCCTCCAGCGCAATCTACAAACAGTACTAGACAACCTCAGCGAGAACTCGGAGCTCTTTTCACGAATTGCCGTGCATCCCTCAACAAATTATCCCGGGCGGACGCAAGAGATCGTTTTGacgcagctgctgcgcaaGAAGCTGGAACCAGATGTGGAGGAGCTTGTTGAGCAAGGTCGAGAAACTGCACGCCTAGCTACCCCCGAGGGCATCGCTGAACTACAAGGCATATGGGACGAATTGCGCGAATGGACACACGAAAGGATTGCCAACTACGTGAGGGAAGAGGCCGGAGACGTCTACacaaaggaagagagggagatgggCATCGAGAATGTCCGCACAGGCCTGAAAAAGGGCCTGGATGAGGAaagcgatgaagaggaggatgaggaggaggatgaagatgatgaaagcgAAGATACTACGGACGGGGTCGCAAAATCAGCGGCGGTGGCGAGAGGTCCAGAGCCAGAGACGCTCCTGTGGTTTGCGTCGCGGGGAGATTTTGATGTGCCGCGGAACGTCGAATACGAGCGGAAAACTGGAGTCAAGAGAGGATATGAAGGAGTAAATATACCACCAGGCTCTGGGTCATCCTAG